A part of Thermotoga petrophila RKU-1 genomic DNA contains:
- the dxs gene encoding 1-deoxy-D-xylulose-5-phosphate synthase, which produces MLLDEIKRMSYDELKRLAEDIRKKITEVVLKNGGHLASNLGTIELTLALYRVFDPREDAIIWDTGHQAYTHKILTGRDELFHTIRTFGGLSGFVTRRESPLDWFGTGHAGTSIAAGLGFEKAFELLGEKRHVVVVIGDGALTSGMALEALNQLKNINSKMKIILNDNGMSISPNVGGLAYHLSKLRTSPIYLKGKKVLKEVLEKTEIGFEVEEEMKYLRDSLKGMIQGTNFFESLGLKYFGPFDGHNIELLEKVFKRIRDYDYPSVIHVVTKKGKGFTAAEEDPTKYHSAPPSEKPKMLSYSELLGYTLSRIAREDKKIVAITAAMADGTGLSIFQKEHPDRFFDLGITEQTCVTFGAALGLHGMKPVVAIYSTFLQRAYDQIVHDVALQNAPVLFAIDKSGVVGEDGPTHHGLFDINYLLPVPNMKIISPSSPEEFVSSLYTILKNLDGPVAIRYPKESFYGEVESILENMKKIDLGWKILRRGKEAAIIATGTILNEVLKIPLDVTVVNALTVKPLDTAVLKEIARDHDIIITVEEAMRIGGFGSFVAQRLQEMGWQGKIVNVGVEDLFVPHGGRKELLSTLGLDSEGLTKTVLTYIKARSREGKV; this is translated from the coding sequence ATGCTTCTGGACGAGATCAAGAGAATGAGCTACGATGAGCTGAAAAGACTGGCAGAAGACATCCGAAAGAAGATCACAGAAGTTGTCTTGAAGAACGGGGGACACCTCGCATCGAATCTCGGAACAATAGAATTGACCCTCGCCCTCTACAGGGTCTTCGACCCGAGGGAAGATGCTATTATCTGGGACACTGGCCACCAGGCTTACACACACAAAATTCTCACCGGTCGCGATGAACTGTTTCACACGATAAGAACCTTCGGCGGTCTCAGTGGTTTTGTGACGAGAAGAGAATCTCCACTCGACTGGTTTGGAACGGGCCACGCCGGAACCTCCATAGCCGCGGGCCTTGGTTTCGAAAAAGCATTCGAGCTGCTCGGAGAGAAAAGGCACGTTGTGGTCGTCATCGGTGATGGTGCACTCACCTCCGGCATGGCACTCGAGGCACTGAACCAGCTGAAGAATATCAACTCGAAGATGAAGATCATACTGAACGACAACGGCATGTCCATCTCGCCAAACGTAGGTGGGCTCGCCTATCACCTCTCAAAATTGAGAACCAGTCCAATCTACCTGAAAGGAAAAAAAGTCCTGAAGGAAGTTCTCGAAAAAACAGAGATCGGGTTCGAAGTCGAAGAAGAAATGAAGTATCTGAGAGACAGTCTCAAAGGAATGATACAGGGAACCAACTTCTTTGAATCCCTCGGATTGAAATACTTCGGCCCCTTTGACGGCCACAACATAGAGCTACTGGAAAAAGTTTTCAAAAGAATCAGAGACTACGATTATCCATCGGTTATTCACGTGGTGACTAAAAAAGGGAAAGGATTCACCGCCGCAGAAGAAGATCCCACAAAGTATCACAGCGCTCCGCCATCTGAAAAACCGAAAATGCTCTCTTACAGTGAACTCCTGGGATATACCCTTTCAAGAATAGCGAGAGAAGATAAAAAAATTGTCGCCATAACGGCTGCGATGGCTGATGGAACGGGGCTTTCCATCTTCCAGAAAGAACATCCCGATCGCTTCTTCGATCTCGGAATAACGGAGCAGACGTGCGTAACTTTTGGAGCCGCTCTCGGTCTTCATGGAATGAAACCTGTGGTCGCCATATACTCCACTTTCTTGCAGAGAGCGTACGATCAAATCGTTCACGATGTGGCTCTACAGAACGCTCCCGTTCTCTTTGCAATCGACAAATCCGGAGTGGTGGGAGAAGACGGCCCCACACACCATGGTCTGTTCGACATAAATTATCTGCTTCCTGTTCCAAACATGAAAATCATTTCTCCGTCCTCTCCTGAGGAGTTCGTGAGTTCACTCTACACCATTCTAAAGAACCTCGATGGGCCTGTTGCCATTCGATACCCCAAGGAATCCTTCTACGGTGAAGTCGAATCCATTCTGGAGAACATGAAAAAGATAGACCTTGGCTGGAAGATATTGAGGAGGGGGAAAGAAGCTGCAATAATAGCGACCGGAACCATTCTGAACGAAGTTTTGAAAATACCACTGGACGTGACCGTGGTGAACGCCCTCACGGTGAAACCGCTGGACACAGCTGTCCTGAAAGAAATCGCCAGGGATCACGATATCATTATCACCGTTGAAGAGGCTATGAGAATCGGTGGTTTTGGATCCTTTGTTGCTCAGAGACTTCAAGAAATGGGATGGCAGGGAAAGATCGTTAATGTGGGTGTCGAAGATCTTTTTGTTCCTCATGGGGGAAGAAAGGAGCTTCTCAGCACGCTGGGGCTGGATTCGGAGGGACTCACAAAAACTGTGCTAACATATATTAAGGCCAGAAGTAGGGAGGGGAAAGTATGA
- a CDS encoding Asp23/Gls24 family envelope stress response protein: MRIMLENGELEITLNALKKIVYFATLESYGTVGLGDSRSFFERIFGGDRGIKIEELEDSSLNVDVYIEVEYGVNIREVAKNIADNVAHKLKTLAGCEKLNITVHVVGIR, translated from the coding sequence ATGAGGATCATGTTGGAAAACGGGGAGCTCGAAATCACACTCAACGCATTGAAAAAAATCGTGTACTTTGCGACTCTGGAGAGCTATGGAACGGTAGGACTTGGAGATTCCCGATCCTTCTTCGAACGAATCTTCGGAGGGGACAGAGGCATCAAAATCGAGGAACTGGAAGATTCTTCTCTAAACGTTGATGTGTACATCGAAGTGGAATACGGAGTGAACATCAGGGAAGTCGCCAAAAACATAGCAGACAACGTAGCTCACAAATTGAAAACCCTCGCAGGGTGTGAAAAACTGAACATAACAGTCCATGTAGTAGGCATCAGGTAA
- a CDS encoding formate--tetrahydrofolate ligase gives MKPIKEIADQLGLKDDVLYPYGHYIAKIDHRFLKSLENREDGKLILVTAVTPTPAGEGKTTTSIGLSMSLNRIGKKSIVTLREPSLGPTLGLKGGATGGGRSRVLPSDEINLHFTGDMHAVASAHNLLAAVLDSHIKHGNELKIDITRVFWKRTMDMNDRALRSIVIGLGGSANGFPREDSFIITAASEVMAVLALSENMKDLKERLGKIIVALNTDRKIVRVSDLGIQGAMAVLLKDAINPNLVQTTEGTPALIHCGPFANIAHGTNSIIATKMAMKLSEYTVTEAGFGADLGAEKFIDFVSRVGGFYPNAAVLVATVRALKYHGGADLKNIHEENLEALKEGFKNLRVHLENLRKFNLPVVVALNRFITDTEKEIAYVVKECEKLGVRVAVSEVFEKGSEGGVELAKAVTEAVKDVKPVYLYEMNDPVEKKIEILAKEIYRAGRVEFSDTAKNALKFIKKHGFDELPVIVAKTPKSISHDPSLRGAPEGYTFVVSDLFVSAGAGFVVALSGDINLMPGLPERPNALNMDVDDSGNIVGVS, from the coding sequence TTGAAACCGATCAAAGAGATCGCCGATCAGTTGGGATTGAAAGACGACGTTCTCTATCCTTACGGCCACTACATAGCGAAGATAGACCACAGATTCTTGAAAAGCCTTGAAAATCGTGAAGATGGGAAACTGATCCTCGTAACGGCAGTTACTCCTACCCCTGCAGGTGAAGGAAAAACTACCACCAGCATAGGACTTTCCATGTCTCTGAACAGAATCGGTAAGAAATCGATAGTTACTCTGAGAGAGCCTTCCCTCGGCCCCACCCTTGGATTGAAAGGCGGTGCAACAGGAGGTGGCAGGTCGAGGGTTCTTCCTTCTGATGAGATAAACCTTCATTTCACCGGAGACATGCACGCCGTGGCCTCCGCCCACAATCTGCTGGCGGCCGTTCTGGATTCGCACATAAAACACGGCAACGAGCTCAAGATAGACATAACAAGAGTATTTTGGAAGCGAACCATGGACATGAACGACCGTGCTTTGAGAAGCATAGTGATCGGTCTTGGAGGCTCAGCGAACGGATTTCCAAGAGAAGACAGTTTCATCATCACGGCCGCTTCCGAAGTGATGGCCGTTCTTGCTCTGTCCGAGAACATGAAGGACCTGAAAGAAAGACTTGGAAAAATAATCGTAGCGCTCAACACTGACAGGAAAATCGTCAGGGTCTCTGATCTTGGAATTCAGGGGGCCATGGCCGTTCTTTTGAAAGATGCCATAAATCCCAACCTTGTTCAGACAACCGAAGGAACTCCAGCGCTCATACACTGCGGACCTTTCGCCAACATCGCGCACGGCACCAATTCCATCATAGCGACGAAGATGGCCATGAAGCTCTCCGAATACACGGTCACGGAAGCGGGTTTTGGAGCAGACCTCGGTGCCGAAAAATTCATCGACTTTGTTTCCCGTGTCGGTGGTTTTTATCCGAACGCGGCCGTTCTTGTGGCCACAGTACGAGCACTGAAATACCACGGTGGTGCGGACCTCAAAAACATACACGAGGAAAACCTGGAAGCCCTCAAAGAAGGATTCAAAAATCTCAGGGTACACTTGGAAAACCTGAGGAAATTCAATCTACCCGTCGTGGTAGCGCTGAACAGGTTCATCACGGACACAGAAAAGGAAATAGCCTACGTGGTGAAAGAGTGCGAAAAACTCGGTGTGAGGGTAGCAGTCAGTGAGGTTTTTGAAAAGGGCAGCGAAGGTGGTGTCGAACTCGCAAAAGCCGTGACAGAAGCTGTGAAGGACGTAAAACCGGTTTATCTCTACGAAATGAACGATCCTGTGGAAAAGAAGATAGAGATTCTCGCAAAGGAGATCTACAGAGCGGGAAGAGTGGAGTTTTCCGATACTGCAAAAAATGCCCTCAAATTCATTAAAAAACACGGTTTTGATGAGCTTCCCGTGATCGTTGCCAAAACTCCAAAGTCCATTTCCCACGATCCGTCTCTCAGAGGTGCACCCGAAGGATACACGTTCGTTGTCAGCGACCTCTTCGTTTCCGCCGGGGCAGGCTTTGTCGTTGCGCTTTCAGGAGACATAAATCTGATGCCCGGTCTTCCAGAAAGGCCGAACGCCCTGAACATGGACGTAGACGACAGCGGTAACATAGTAGGTGTTTCGTGA
- the efp gene encoding elongation factor P, producing the protein MIEVGDLKKGMFIIYDGEIYRVLEASKHFMGRGSGLIRTKLKNVKTGLVREVNFPSGDKVPEAELSFRKAQYLYRDGDHYYFMTLDDYEQYALSEEEIGDAKYYLVENMEVDLVFHEGTPIGIELPTTVELTVVETEPSFKGDTVSGGGKPAVLETGLKITVPYFIEVGDKIKVDTRTGEYVGRA; encoded by the coding sequence ATGATAGAAGTGGGTGACCTGAAAAAGGGTATGTTCATCATCTACGATGGAGAAATATACAGAGTCCTCGAGGCGAGCAAACACTTCATGGGAAGAGGGAGCGGACTCATCAGGACAAAACTCAAGAACGTGAAAACAGGACTCGTAAGGGAAGTGAACTTTCCAAGCGGTGATAAGGTACCGGAAGCAGAACTCTCTTTCAGAAAAGCCCAGTATCTTTACAGAGACGGAGATCACTATTATTTCATGACACTTGATGACTACGAGCAGTACGCTCTCAGTGAAGAGGAAATAGGCGATGCAAAATACTACCTGGTCGAAAACATGGAAGTGGACCTTGTATTTCACGAAGGAACACCCATAGGAATCGAGCTTCCAACCACCGTTGAACTGACAGTGGTAGAGACAGAACCTTCCTTCAAAGGTGATACTGTTTCCGGGGGAGGAAAACCAGCAGTCCTCGAAACTGGACTGAAGATCACTGTACCTTACTTTATCGAAGTTGGTGATAAAATAAAAGTTGATACGAGAACAGGGGAGTACGTTGGAAGAGCATAA
- a CDS encoding Asp23/Gls24 family envelope stress response protein: MAEEYKNIEISDGVIKEIAIRSIEEFLGDVSSKVIKKIRKSLDVTRNPDDSLVIEFKIDVPYGESIPEYVSKLTEKVKHDVEMMTSMKVESINVTVENVFEKEEELEEEPEEIKEDEEKKE, from the coding sequence ATGGCGGAAGAATACAAGAACATCGAAATATCCGACGGAGTGATAAAAGAAATCGCAATCAGAAGCATCGAAGAGTTTTTGGGGGATGTGAGTTCAAAGGTTATCAAGAAGATCAGGAAGAGCCTCGATGTTACCAGAAACCCCGATGACAGCCTTGTGATCGAGTTCAAAATCGATGTACCCTACGGTGAGTCGATTCCGGAATACGTTTCCAAACTCACCGAAAAAGTCAAACACGACGTCGAAATGATGACATCCATGAAAGTGGAATCCATCAACGTCACGGTGGAGAACGTCTTTGAGAAAGAAGAGGAGCTGGAAGAAGAACCAGAAGAAATCAAGGAGGATGAAGAAAAGAAAGAATAA
- a CDS encoding bifunctional 5,10-methylenetetrahydrofolate dehydrogenase/5,10-methenyltetrahydrofolate cyclohydrolase: MWIDCRTIARSIEERTKERVEKLGFTPKLVSVACTDDPSTLSYLKSQRKKAEKLGIAFEILNVSPEEIVSTLKKLGSDESVNGVFVARPFPPSFDEKEILSSVPVEKDVEGVNPANLGLLLYDEEIFPPCTAEAAVRILERETNLSGKRVTVVGRSVTVGKPLALMLLKKGRDATVTVCHSRTVNLEEITKNSDIVVVAVGRAHFLKKNMVKEGAIVIDVGINYVDGKLQGDVDPSVEEIARVTPVPGGVGQVTTALLFEHVVRAAERQRK, from the coding sequence GTGTGGATCGACTGTAGGACAATAGCTCGAAGTATAGAGGAAAGAACGAAAGAGAGAGTAGAAAAGCTCGGTTTCACTCCCAAACTGGTCAGCGTTGCGTGTACAGATGATCCATCGACTCTTTCTTATTTAAAGTCTCAGAGGAAAAAAGCTGAGAAACTCGGAATAGCCTTTGAAATACTGAACGTTTCTCCAGAGGAGATAGTTTCCACGCTGAAAAAACTCGGATCGGATGAAAGTGTGAATGGGGTTTTCGTTGCAAGGCCTTTTCCTCCAAGTTTTGACGAGAAAGAAATCCTTTCCTCAGTTCCCGTTGAAAAAGATGTTGAAGGTGTGAATCCTGCAAACCTCGGACTTCTTCTTTACGACGAAGAGATCTTTCCTCCATGCACGGCCGAAGCCGCTGTGAGAATACTCGAAAGAGAGACAAACCTTTCTGGGAAAAGAGTCACCGTTGTTGGAAGGAGTGTCACCGTTGGAAAGCCTCTCGCTTTGATGCTCTTGAAGAAGGGAAGGGACGCAACCGTCACGGTTTGTCACTCCAGAACGGTGAACCTCGAAGAGATAACAAAAAACAGTGACATCGTGGTGGTAGCCGTCGGTAGAGCACACTTTCTGAAGAAGAACATGGTAAAAGAAGGAGCTATCGTGATAGACGTGGGGATAAATTACGTGGACGGAAAACTCCAGGGAGATGTCGATCCATCGGTTGAAGAAATCGCCAGAGTGACTCCCGTTCCAGGGGGTGTGGGACAGGTAACAACCGCACTCCTGTTCGAACACGTTGTGAGAGCGGCGGAGAGACAAAGGAAATGA
- a CDS encoding exodeoxyribonuclease VII small subunit, protein MNFEEMMKELEEIVNRLENEDLPLEESIKLFERGVELYRKCKEILQQNRLKIIDVMKELEGEIDASGRDQENELR, encoded by the coding sequence GTGAATTTCGAGGAAATGATGAAAGAACTGGAGGAAATCGTAAACAGACTGGAAAACGAGGATCTTCCACTCGAAGAATCCATCAAACTCTTTGAACGCGGAGTGGAGCTCTACAGAAAGTGCAAAGAGATTCTTCAGCAAAACAGGCTGAAGATCATAGACGTGATGAAAGAGCTGGAAGGTGAGATAGATGCTTCTGGACGAGATCAAGAGAATGAGCTACGATGA
- the nusB gene encoding transcription antitermination factor NusB: MKTPRRRMRLAVFKALFQHEFRRDEDLEQILEEILDETYDKKAKEDARRYIRGIKENLPMIDNLISRYLEKWSLNRLSAVDRNVLRLATYELLFEKDIPIEATIDEAIEIAKRYGTENSGKFVNGILDRIAKEHAPKEKFEL, translated from the coding sequence ATGAAAACACCGAGGCGAAGAATGAGGCTTGCTGTCTTCAAAGCCCTGTTTCAGCATGAATTCAGAAGAGACGAAGATCTTGAACAAATTCTCGAGGAAATTCTGGATGAAACCTACGATAAAAAGGCAAAGGAAGATGCCAGGCGCTACATAAGAGGTATAAAAGAAAACCTTCCCATGATAGACAATCTCATTTCCCGATACCTAGAAAAGTGGTCTTTAAACCGACTATCAGCTGTGGACAGAAACGTTCTGAGACTCGCCACTTATGAACTGCTCTTCGAAAAGGACATCCCCATAGAAGCGACCATCGATGAAGCCATAGAAATAGCCAAGAGATACGGCACGGAGAACAGTGGAAAATTCGTCAACGGAATACTGGACAGAATCGCCAAAGAACACGCTCCAAAAGAAAAATTCGAACTTTGA
- a CDS encoding tetratricopeptide repeat protein, with the protein MRGGNIRAIVYLPLNPEKAKQNNLPVKLPVLAEDLPRILEEDRIPLDVILRGLETQYELTKDEYYRSYYVFFLYEKFKQLLRERNLDEAEKVLERAREVQYDYRYHFYRGLLLKHKGELGEAEIEMRLVISMNDRFAPAYFELADILKEKNEIEDSLLFYEKAYEVNKEFLLPLLKKGDLLLEEGRLEEAIEEYKRILEKDPNFVEVYERLGVIYNQLQRFKEAEKFFKKVLEIERKDHVEYNLSYTLIKLGKLFEALEILKKLYEKNPDDPLVANEYGLLLKTLGLYEEALEVFEDAYRRHREEEILKYNYGTILLHFEKEKAISILSEVSDELKDRAEFMISLAEKDVVIPSQEEFEWLKDYFFDGTIDVVALSEEIDSEDKNVKKRIEKLREGEFPFYDTTLDSSEMLEVILGIMFESPDIFKMEENAVKFVSAFYGSSVMIASTIVLTRIFQYFLAEEEPTMEELLRELVAETQDVNWKFSLRLARFRHADRFNFDRLSDLVIAFLQSIEQGTPVSDDERLKYLLGKLTSQKEG; encoded by the coding sequence ATGAGAGGTGGAAATATAAGGGCAATCGTTTATCTTCCGCTGAATCCAGAAAAAGCAAAGCAAAATAATCTTCCTGTGAAACTACCTGTCCTCGCAGAGGATCTTCCGAGGATACTGGAAGAAGACAGGATACCCCTCGATGTCATATTGAGGGGTCTGGAAACCCAATACGAGCTCACAAAAGATGAATACTACAGATCTTACTACGTTTTCTTTCTGTATGAAAAATTCAAGCAGCTTCTTCGTGAAAGAAATCTCGATGAAGCTGAGAAAGTTCTCGAAAGAGCCAGAGAAGTTCAGTACGACTATCGCTACCATTTCTACCGTGGACTTCTTCTTAAACACAAAGGAGAGCTCGGAGAAGCAGAAATCGAAATGAGGCTCGTCATTTCAATGAACGATCGTTTCGCACCAGCGTATTTTGAACTCGCTGACATACTCAAAGAAAAAAATGAGATCGAAGATAGCCTTCTCTTCTATGAAAAAGCCTACGAAGTCAACAAAGAATTTCTCTTACCGCTCCTCAAGAAGGGAGATCTCCTTCTGGAAGAAGGAAGACTGGAAGAAGCGATCGAGGAATACAAAAGAATCCTCGAGAAAGACCCTAATTTTGTCGAAGTCTACGAAAGACTGGGAGTTATCTACAATCAACTCCAGCGATTCAAAGAAGCAGAGAAGTTCTTCAAAAAGGTTCTGGAAATAGAACGAAAGGATCATGTGGAATACAATCTCTCTTACACCCTCATAAAACTCGGAAAACTCTTTGAAGCTCTCGAAATCCTAAAGAAACTTTATGAAAAAAATCCCGATGATCCTCTTGTAGCTAACGAATATGGGCTACTCCTCAAGACGCTCGGACTGTACGAAGAAGCCCTCGAGGTTTTTGAGGACGCTTACCGAAGGCATAGAGAAGAAGAGATTCTGAAGTACAACTACGGAACAATCCTGCTCCACTTTGAGAAGGAAAAAGCCATATCCATCCTCTCGGAAGTCTCGGATGAGCTGAAAGATAGAGCCGAATTCATGATCTCACTCGCAGAAAAGGATGTGGTGATTCCTTCTCAAGAGGAATTCGAATGGCTGAAAGATTACTTTTTCGATGGCACTATCGATGTTGTTGCCCTTTCGGAAGAAATCGATTCAGAAGACAAGAACGTGAAAAAGCGAATAGAAAAACTCAGAGAAGGTGAGTTCCCGTTTTACGATACCACACTGGACTCTTCAGAAATGCTTGAGGTGATCCTTGGTATCATGTTCGAATCCCCTGATATCTTCAAAATGGAAGAAAACGCCGTGAAATTCGTCTCCGCGTTCTACGGTAGCTCTGTGATGATCGCCTCCACAATCGTTTTGACAAGAATTTTCCAGTATTTTCTCGCTGAAGAAGAACCTACCATGGAGGAACTTTTGAGAGAGCTGGTCGCGGAAACTCAGGACGTGAATTGGAAGTTTTCTCTAAGACTCGCCAGATTCAGGCACGCAGACAGGTTCAATTTCGACAGACTTTCGGATCTTGTAATCGCATTTCTACAATCCATAGAACAGGGAACACCAGTATCGGACGATGAAAGATTAAAATATCTACTGGGGAAACTGACTTCTCAGAAGGAGGGATAG
- a CDS encoding DAK2 domain-containing protein, with amino-acid sequence MKKITGRFLKIIIKKATENLLKHRDEINALNVFPVPDGDTGSNMCSTMLEACKYIDNVKSDDLNEVWKAIKEGALMGARGNSGVILSQILRGLADASPKEFIAPADFVKMISNSRKVAYSAVMRPVEGTMLTVVRVLDEQLKNKNFETFEELFDWIVETARDTVNRTPHMLQKLREAGVVDAGAKGLYYIFEGMRDAIKGNIQVNLEKVEQASVEELQRMAFEEITNRYCTEVAVRRNQVVEKIELEAFLNEIGDSVVLVEQDDLIKLHVHTNHPGQVLEKVIEFGEIVKVKIDNMKLQHEHVISSQIAKEIGVVAVSPGKGISDILKSLGVDVIVPGGQTMNPSFADLKAAVERTHARNVFLFPNNANVLLTAKQIAEAFDDRRVIVIPTSFVQECVAAMVEYDPDAEPEDLLKRFEEAISQCVPISVTRAVRDSRYGNRRIRKGEYLLFVRKELVSHGFSLVRVLKEALEKENAHEKEILTIFLGDNHRKPELEKIQKLIGEEFPNLDLEIYDGKQPHYPYLMLLQ; translated from the coding sequence TTGAAAAAGATCACAGGCAGATTCCTCAAAATCATCATAAAGAAGGCAACTGAAAATCTACTAAAACACAGAGATGAAATAAACGCCCTGAACGTGTTTCCAGTTCCAGACGGAGACACAGGATCCAACATGTGTTCCACCATGCTGGAAGCGTGCAAGTACATAGACAACGTTAAAAGTGACGATCTCAATGAGGTATGGAAAGCCATAAAAGAAGGTGCACTGATGGGAGCCCGGGGAAATTCCGGGGTGATACTGTCTCAGATTCTGAGAGGACTGGCAGACGCTTCCCCAAAAGAGTTCATCGCACCAGCAGATTTCGTAAAAATGATCTCCAATTCCAGAAAAGTCGCTTACAGCGCCGTCATGAGACCTGTTGAAGGAACGATGCTGACGGTCGTGAGAGTTCTGGATGAACAGCTAAAAAACAAGAATTTTGAAACTTTCGAAGAACTCTTCGACTGGATCGTCGAAACAGCGAGAGACACTGTGAATCGAACTCCACACATGCTTCAAAAACTCAGAGAAGCCGGCGTAGTAGATGCCGGTGCGAAGGGCCTCTATTACATATTCGAAGGCATGAGGGACGCCATAAAGGGAAACATACAGGTTAATCTGGAAAAGGTGGAACAGGCTTCCGTTGAAGAACTCCAGAGAATGGCCTTTGAAGAGATAACGAATCGATACTGCACAGAAGTGGCCGTCAGGAGGAACCAGGTAGTTGAAAAAATTGAACTCGAAGCTTTCCTCAACGAGATTGGTGACTCTGTTGTCCTCGTCGAACAGGATGACCTGATAAAACTGCACGTTCACACGAATCATCCGGGTCAGGTACTGGAAAAAGTCATCGAATTCGGAGAAATAGTGAAGGTAAAAATAGACAACATGAAGCTTCAACACGAACACGTGATCTCCTCACAGATCGCAAAAGAGATCGGGGTTGTCGCTGTTTCTCCTGGAAAGGGTATCTCAGATATACTGAAGAGCCTTGGAGTGGACGTGATAGTACCCGGCGGTCAGACCATGAATCCCAGCTTTGCCGATCTGAAAGCGGCTGTGGAACGGACACACGCCAGGAATGTCTTCCTGTTTCCAAACAACGCAAACGTCCTTCTCACAGCAAAACAAATAGCGGAAGCGTTCGACGATAGAAGAGTGATCGTCATTCCAACCTCCTTCGTTCAGGAGTGTGTGGCAGCCATGGTAGAGTACGATCCCGACGCAGAACCTGAAGATCTTCTAAAGAGGTTTGAAGAAGCGATCTCTCAGTGTGTTCCAATTTCCGTTACAAGAGCGGTGAGAGATTCCAGGTACGGAAACAGACGAATAAGAAAAGGAGAGTATCTGTTGTTTGTCAGAAAGGAACTAGTGTCCCACGGTTTCAGCCTCGTGAGGGTTTTGAAAGAAGCCTTAGAAAAGGAAAACGCGCATGAAAAAGAGATACTGACGATTTTTCTTGGAGACAACCACAGAAAACCGGAACTCGAAAAGATTCAAAAACTCATAGGAGAAGAATTTCCAAATCTCGATCTTGAAATCTACGATGGAAAACAACCTCACTATCCCTATTTGATGCTTCTACAATGA
- the xseA gene encoding exodeoxyribonuclease VII large subunit, whose amino-acid sequence MKDYTYSVTEINEYIKDLIEGDPYLTNVSVYGEISGVRPRKGHIFFSLVEENARLECVIFGGDNMGIRLQEGRMALVEGSVSVYIPHGTYRFICSNVRYLDRVGMYQIKFETTLKKLLEEGLLSRPKKTVPRFPRKIGIITSRDSAALQDVIRTARERKAPIEIYVFHTSVQGDSAREELIKALRKANEYDLDLVMIVRGGGSKEDLWVFNEEDVIREILKLRHPVVTGIGHEIDRVIADFVADVSMHTPTGAAEYVIPDASEIHEDLDSFLEKLIASLSNRFDMEERRLETLYFRLRMIGRRKLELNEFKIERVKELAAKLRKKLMDCFEQDQEKLESLGRMLESLNPLRPLERGFVLVKKEGEIVKESSDLKRGDVVSLVFKDGTKKAQVIG is encoded by the coding sequence ATGAAAGATTACACTTATTCTGTCACAGAGATAAACGAGTACATAAAAGACCTGATAGAAGGAGATCCTTATCTCACCAACGTGAGCGTTTACGGTGAGATTTCCGGTGTGCGCCCCAGGAAGGGGCATATTTTTTTCTCTTTAGTCGAGGAAAACGCCAGGCTGGAGTGTGTAATATTTGGTGGAGACAACATGGGAATTCGTCTTCAAGAAGGTAGAATGGCTCTTGTCGAGGGAAGTGTCAGTGTCTACATTCCTCATGGAACCTACAGATTCATCTGCTCGAACGTGAGATATCTGGATCGAGTTGGTATGTATCAGATAAAATTCGAAACCACACTGAAAAAACTCCTCGAAGAAGGTCTCCTTTCCAGACCAAAGAAAACCGTTCCCAGATTTCCCAGGAAAATCGGCATCATCACCTCTCGAGACTCCGCCGCCCTGCAGGATGTGATAAGAACTGCCAGAGAAAGAAAGGCCCCAATCGAAATTTACGTCTTCCACACCTCCGTTCAGGGTGATTCTGCAAGAGAGGAGCTCATAAAAGCCCTGCGAAAAGCAAACGAATACGATCTCGATCTCGTTATGATCGTGAGAGGCGGTGGTTCCAAGGAGGACCTCTGGGTCTTCAACGAAGAGGATGTGATTCGTGAGATCCTCAAGCTTCGACATCCCGTTGTAACGGGGATAGGACACGAAATAGACCGTGTGATAGCGGACTTCGTGGCAGATGTATCGATGCACACCCCAACGGGTGCCGCCGAGTATGTGATACCGGATGCGAGTGAAATACACGAAGACCTTGATTCATTCCTCGAAAAGTTGATAGCTTCCCTGTCGAACAGATTCGATATGGAAGAGAGAAGATTGGAGACTCTTTATTTTCGCCTCAGAATGATCGGACGAAGAAAACTCGAGCTAAACGAATTTAAAATAGAAAGGGTCAAAGAATTGGCCGCAAAGTTGAGAAAGAAACTCATGGATTGTTTTGAACAAGATCAAGAGAAACTCGAAAGTCTCGGCAGAATGCTCGAAAGTTTGAACCCGTTGAGACCTCTCGAAAGAGGGTTCGTCCTGGTGAAAAAAGAAGGAGAGATCGTCAAAGAATCTTCCGATCTGAAACGAGGAGATGTAGTGTCGCTTGTTTTCAAGGATGGAACGAAGAAAGCGCAGGTGATAGGGTGA